A genomic region of Zea mays cultivar B73 chromosome 6, Zm-B73-REFERENCE-NAM-5.0, whole genome shotgun sequence contains the following coding sequences:
- the LOC109940230 gene encoding serine/arginine repetitive matrix protein 1 gives MGCCISKKCDEPPGTAAGEVSRRRSEARDPPPPPPEEETVKEVLSETPKAKPRPSPRRVAASAGKEAGEMGANAKLGTARAKDCGGGGGGGRARRAVGPARSGPSGDEKSEVASESSAATTAAGPERSPAKASRRRAAAEAARGARRDRGAGGGRPPRGGRASPSPPPPLQQRRRDAGERAARRSPSPAAKRTQEQRRAGAASATATQRKPPVPTRPCGRASPRRGQQAPPEPAQPREPEDSASPPPVQPEENAGSTTTAVAGDGEGKESLDNPLVAMECFIFL, from the coding sequence ATGGGTTGCTGCATCAGCAAGAAGTGCGACGAGCCGCCGGGCACGGCGGCTGGGGAAGTTTCCCGGCGTCGGTCGGAGGCGCGCGACCCGCCGCCGCCCCCGCCGGAGGAGGAGACGGTGAAGGAGGTCCTCTCGGAGACCCCGAAGGCCAAGCCGAGGCCCAGTCCGAGGCGCGTGGCTGCGTCGGCGGGGAAAGAAGCAGGGGAGATGGGGGCCAATGCGAAGCTTGGCACTGCTAGGGCGAAGGattgtggtggtggtggcggcggcggcagggcgcGTCGGGCGGTGGGTCCGGCGCGTTCCGGGCCGTCGGGCGACGAGAAGTCGGAGGTGGCGTCCGAGTCCTCGGCCGCGACCACCGCGGCGGGCCCCGAACGGTCCCCGGCGAAGGCGTCCAGGAGGCGGGCGGCAGCCGAGGCCGCGCGCGGCGCCAGGCGGGACCGAGGCGCCGGCGGCGGGCGCCCACCACGCGGCGGCCGCGCGTccccctcgccgccgccgccgctgcagcAGCGGCGGCGCGATGCCGGGGAACGGGCGGCGCGGAGGTCTCCGTCGCCCGCGGCGAAGCGGACGCAGGAGCAGCGCCGCGCGGGCGCCGCCTCTGCGACTGCGACACAGCGTAAGCCGCCTGTCCCCACCAGGCCCTGTGGCCGCGCGTCGCCGCGGCGTGGGCAGCAGGCGCCTCCCGAGCCGGCGCAGCCACGCGAGCCTGAGGATAGTGCATCTCCGCCGCCGGTGCAACCAGaggagaatgccgggtccacgacCACCGCGGTTGCCGGCGACGGTGAGGGGAAGGAGTCGCTGGACAACCCTTTGGTGGCCATGGAGTGCTTCATCTTCCTGTAG